Proteins found in one Mycoplasmopsis bovigenitalium genomic segment:
- a CDS encoding glycosyltransferase, which translates to MKLTIIVPSITTGDQLRYVFKQLQEQNNQDFEIIFAITKASKKMHPLIQEISGFFGSRLKIIFNTKRKSIQSDVINAFRLVKNNYVYVLNSDAEIKENFVKKITSKLDENQPDILEFRPNLKGSIKWKPNPRIKSDELFKIKTNPEYVAYSFPFLFNKVFKKSLIDNFTKYRSKEINDSKFGIELLYILLINSTSYLYWNESMCKEFISSEIWFSPSNFISQFRAVETYLESHNIYLKHELDYAQIYFLHIVLAGFINTWDFGVFKIFTYLLKSKNIFSETRAQKFLADLHKYLSKIHTENRQFFNSNIYINKPTKEAEYLRWLPELKKFEPVYKSL; encoded by the coding sequence ATGAAATTAACAATTATTGTACCTTCAATAACAACTGGAGATCAACTTAGATACGTATTCAAACAGTTGCAAGAACAAAACAACCAGGATTTTGAAATTATTTTTGCTATAACTAAGGCAAGCAAAAAAATGCATCCTTTAATCCAGGAAATTTCTGGCTTTTTTGGCTCAAGATTAAAAATTATTTTTAACACAAAGAGAAAAAGTATTCAAAGTGATGTAATAAATGCTTTTCGTTTAGTTAAAAATAACTATGTCTATGTTTTAAATTCAGATGCAGAAATTAAAGAGAATTTTGTAAAGAAAATTACTTCAAAATTAGACGAAAATCAACCTGACATATTAGAATTTAGACCAAACTTAAAAGGTTCAATTAAGTGAAAACCAAATCCAAGAATCAAGAGTGACGAACTGTTCAAAATAAAAACTAATCCAGAATATGTAGCCTACTCTTTTCCATTTTTATTCAACAAAGTATTCAAAAAATCGCTTATCGATAATTTTACAAAATATCGTTCAAAAGAAATTAATGACTCAAAATTCGGTATTGAATTACTTTACATACTTTTAATTAATTCTACTTCTTATTTATATTGAAATGAGTCAATGTGCAAAGAATTTATATCATCAGAAATATGATTTTCACCATCAAACTTTATCTCACAATTCCGCGCGGTTGAAACTTATTTAGAATCACATAATATTTATTTAAAACATGAATTGGATTATGCTCAAATTTACTTTTTGCACATTGTATTAGCTGGTTTTATTAACACTTGAGATTTTGGTGTATTTAAAATCTTTACTTATTTATTAAAATCAAAAAACATTTTCAGTGAAACACGTGCTCAAAAATTCTTAGCTGATTTGCACAAATACTTATCAAAAATTCATACAGAAAATCGACAATTTTTTAATTCAAATATTTATATAAATAAACCTACTAAGGAAGCTGAATATTTAAGATGATTGCCTGAATTGAAAAAATTTGAACCTGTTTATAAAAGCTTATAA
- the asnS gene encoding asparagine--tRNA ligase, whose product MQPTIKNLYKNISFFANKNVTIKGWVSANRGNKKIRFIEINDGSSILNLQVTLKGDNFNFDTLDQIHLGAAVKATGQIILTPSAKQEFELIAQEFELLRDTDLDYPIQKQSINLETLREIPHLRHRTSLLRAVMLIRSTLAQEVHNYFAEKQFLLFHAPIITSNDGEGAGETFEVNDSNSKSPFFGANKKATLGVTGQLHAESYAIGFKNVYTFSPTFRAEHSNTKKHAAEFWMIEPEVAFANLFDIIELADDFLKTIIKRTIEKHPEEFDFLIKNVDNELMNNLQAFLNKKLAIIDYKDALAELEKVKDQFEEKNIHFGLDFGTEHEKYLASEVAKGPVAVINFPKKFKAFYMHQNDDGETVASFDLLVPGIGELVGGSQREVNYHKLLDRALEVGISQEELQWYLDLRRFGDAGSSGFGVGFERLVMYVTGIDNIRDSIPYPRTSGNIKM is encoded by the coding sequence ATGCAACCTACAATAAAAAATTTATACAAAAATATTTCATTTTTTGCTAATAAAAATGTAACTATAAAAGGTTGGGTATCAGCAAATAGAGGGAATAAAAAAATTCGTTTTATTGAAATTAATGATGGTTCAAGTATTCTAAATTTACAAGTCACATTAAAAGGCGACAATTTTAACTTTGATACACTAGACCAAATTCATTTAGGTGCCGCAGTTAAAGCTACTGGACAAATAATTTTAACCCCAAGTGCAAAACAAGAATTCGAATTAATAGCTCAAGAATTTGAACTTTTAAGAGATACTGACCTAGATTATCCTATCCAAAAACAGTCAATAAATCTAGAAACACTTAGAGAAATCCCACATTTGAGACATAGAACAAGTCTACTAAGAGCAGTTATGTTGATACGTTCAACTTTAGCTCAGGAAGTTCATAATTATTTTGCTGAAAAACAATTCCTTTTATTTCACGCCCCAATAATCACAAGTAATGATGGAGAGGGAGCTGGAGAAACTTTTGAAGTAAATGACTCAAATTCAAAAAGTCCATTTTTCGGTGCTAATAAAAAAGCAACACTGGGCGTGACAGGACAATTGCATGCCGAAAGCTATGCAATTGGATTTAAGAATGTTTATACTTTTTCTCCAACATTCAGGGCAGAGCACTCAAATACAAAAAAACATGCCGCAGAGTTTTGAATGATTGAACCTGAAGTTGCATTTGCAAACTTATTTGACATTATTGAGTTAGCTGATGATTTTTTAAAAACAATAATCAAAAGAACAATTGAAAAACACCCTGAAGAATTTGACTTTTTAATTAAAAATGTTGATAATGAATTGATGAATAATTTGCAAGCATTTTTAAATAAAAAACTTGCAATAATTGACTATAAAGACGCCCTTGCCGAATTAGAAAAAGTTAAGGACCAATTTGAGGAAAAAAATATTCATTTTGGTCTTGACTTTGGCACAGAACATGAAAAATATCTAGCATCTGAAGTTGCGAAAGGTCCTGTAGCGGTTATAAATTTTCCTAAAAAATTCAAAGCTTTTTACATGCACCAAAATGATGATGGCGAAACTGTTGCTTCATTTGACTTGTTAGTTCCTGGAATTGGTGAATTAGTAGGTGGAAGTCAACGTGAAGTTAATTATCATAAACTATTAGATAGAGCACTAGAAGTTGGTATTTCTCAAGAAGAATTACAATGATATTTAGACTTAAGGCGTTTTGGGGATGCTGGTTCAAGTGGTTTTGGTGTAGGTTTTGAGCGTTTAGTTATGTATGTAACCGGTATCGATAATATTCGCGATTCAATTCCTTATCCTAGAACATCTGGAAATATAAAAATGTAG
- a CDS encoding diadenylate cyclase: MNELLIPILVIVSLILLLNLLPKIILFSKSKFVKKRFEKLGSSTQIRLINQLREAVEHFSKNKVGALITIENTDNLDSLRTDGIILNADISSSLLISVFNKESPLHDGAVIIRNNKIYYAATFYKISKKSIDNQYGARHRAAMGISEVCDALTIIVSEETGEVKFVKNGTFFKIRVEQFQEQLIKYLKD, from the coding sequence ATGAATGAATTGTTAATACCCATTTTAGTTATAGTTTCATTGATTTTACTATTGAATTTGCTTCCAAAAATTATTCTATTTTCGAAAAGTAAATTTGTAAAAAAACGTTTTGAAAAACTTGGAAGTAGTACACAAATTAGATTAATAAATCAATTGAGAGAGGCAGTGGAACATTTTTCAAAAAATAAGGTTGGAGCCTTAATTACTATTGAAAACACTGATAATCTTGATAGTTTAAGAACTGATGGAATAATTTTGAATGCAGATATTAGTTCCTCTTTACTAATTTCGGTTTTCAACAAGGAATCACCCTTGCATGATGGAGCTGTTATTATTCGAAATAATAAAATTTATTACGCCGCAACATTTTATAAAATTTCAAAAAAATCAATTGACAACCAATATGGAGCACGCCACAGAGCAGCAATGGGCATAAGTGAAGTTTGCGATGCTTTAACTATAATTGTTAGTGAAGAAACTGGCGAAGTTAAATTTGTTAAAAATGGAACCTTTTTTAAAATAAGAGTTGAACAGTTTCAAGAGCAATTAATTAAGTACTTAAAGGACTAA
- a CDS encoding ATP-dependent helicase: MASKLDLIMSQLNTEQKEALLYFDGPLRIIAGAGSGKTRVLTRKIAYLINILGIAPSQILALTFTNKAANEMTQRIVQYTQNNIEKSQVSTFHTLCSRILRKEAIHLNLDNDFQIIDATDQRSIIKNILKSISNGEDIDNIDSNINEILTYISLAKNKSFNEQDLVNELNEEFPDQLDANKLVGVVFSKYNKHLLEQNSLDFDDLLVKVHELFSNNPEIANLWAKKYSYIMVDEFQDTSRIMYDIVKFLTTPSTQLTIVGDPDQTIYTWRGADVNLILNFDKDYKNTKTVILNENYRSTQKILDAANNLIKHNKNRFHKDLITENEDGDDIQYSHAFSNEAEARWIVQNINKLKKQKIQLKNIAIFYRSTYYSRAIEEELIKENINHKIFNGLKFYQRKEVKDALSYLRLIYDGLDLALSRIINTPARKIGTQTLLTLQKFAEEKNLNLWKTINKHLKDLPVTKEVKKNLVDLINAVNYHRAALKSNNIHIVLEKFLSKIGYFDYINNDVALKGTGKDNLYELIRSIKTWEENNPSKTIKDYLEFVSLASATDETDNSTNYVTLMTVHSAKGLEFDNVFLVGMSENVFPTRKSLEKQKEEYIEEERRLAYVAITRAKHRLFISDSRGTLIGTHIDKKPSRFIKETGIDINKYILQKASISTNLDDLTNQKQIKELNRSMVPGDIISHTHFGEGTVIEVNGDTIVVLFAASPTEKTLSKNHPSIRLLREEMDN; encoded by the coding sequence ATGGCGAGTAAATTAGATTTAATTATGTCACAATTAAATACAGAACAAAAAGAGGCTCTTTTATATTTTGATGGACCTTTGCGCATAATTGCAGGTGCCGGATCAGGAAAAACACGTGTTTTAACTCGTAAAATTGCTTATCTTATCAATATTTTAGGTATTGCGCCAAGTCAAATTTTAGCCCTTACATTCACAAATAAAGCAGCAAATGAGATGACACAACGTATCGTTCAATATACACAAAACAATATTGAAAAATCTCAGGTCTCAACATTTCATACTCTTTGTTCTAGAATACTTAGAAAAGAAGCAATACATCTAAATCTTGACAATGATTTTCAAATAATTGATGCTACAGACCAGCGCTCAATTATTAAAAATATCTTAAAATCAATTAGTAATGGCGAAGATATTGACAATATTGATTCAAATATCAATGAAATTTTGACTTATATTTCCCTTGCAAAAAATAAATCATTCAATGAACAAGACCTAGTAAATGAACTAAATGAAGAATTCCCAGATCAATTAGATGCTAACAAACTAGTTGGAGTAGTATTTAGTAAATATAACAAACATTTGCTTGAACAAAATAGCCTCGATTTTGATGATTTACTAGTTAAAGTTCATGAATTATTTTCAAACAATCCTGAAATAGCAAACTTATGAGCTAAAAAATATTCTTACATTATGGTTGATGAATTCCAAGACACATCAAGAATTATGTATGATATTGTTAAATTTTTAACCACACCTTCAACACAATTAACTATTGTTGGTGACCCGGACCAAACAATTTACACTTGAAGAGGTGCAGACGTAAATTTAATTTTGAATTTTGATAAAGATTACAAAAACACAAAAACAGTTATTCTAAACGAAAACTATCGTTCAACTCAAAAAATTTTGGACGCAGCAAACAACTTAATAAAACACAACAAAAATCGTTTCCACAAAGATTTAATCACTGAAAATGAAGATGGCGATGATATTCAATATTCACACGCTTTTAGCAATGAAGCAGAGGCGCGTTGAATAGTTCAAAATATCAACAAACTTAAAAAACAAAAAATCCAACTTAAAAACATAGCAATTTTTTATCGTTCAACTTATTATTCACGAGCAATTGAAGAAGAATTAATCAAAGAAAATATTAATCACAAAATTTTTAACGGACTAAAATTTTATCAACGTAAAGAAGTAAAAGATGCTCTTTCATATTTAAGATTAATATATGATGGACTTGATTTAGCGCTTTCTCGCATAATCAACACACCTGCGCGCAAAATTGGTACTCAAACACTACTTACATTACAAAAATTCGCTGAGGAAAAGAATTTAAATCTTTGAAAAACCATTAATAAACATTTAAAAGATTTGCCCGTTACAAAAGAAGTTAAGAAAAATCTTGTTGATTTAATTAATGCTGTTAATTATCATCGTGCAGCCCTAAAATCAAATAATATTCACATAGTTCTTGAAAAATTCCTTTCAAAAATCGGCTATTTTGATTACATAAATAACGATGTTGCTCTTAAAGGGACTGGAAAAGACAACCTTTATGAACTTATTAGGTCAATTAAAACCTGAGAAGAAAATAATCCAAGCAAAACTATTAAAGACTATCTTGAATTTGTTTCTTTAGCGTCTGCAACAGATGAAACAGACAACTCAACAAATTATGTAACTTTAATGACTGTTCACTCTGCAAAAGGATTGGAATTTGACAATGTTTTTCTTGTTGGGATGTCAGAAAATGTTTTCCCAACAAGAAAATCGTTAGAAAAACAAAAAGAAGAATACATTGAAGAAGAACGCCGACTAGCCTATGTTGCAATTACACGTGCTAAACATAGATTATTTATTTCCGACTCTAGAGGTACATTAATCGGTACTCATATTGACAAAAAACCATCAAGATTTATAAAAGAAACTGGCATTGATATCAATAAATATATCCTTCAAAAAGCGTCAATTTCCACAAATCTTGATGATTTAACAAATCAAAAACAAATAAAAGAGCTAAATAGATCAATGGTTCCTGGAGATATAATTTCACACACTCATTTTGGCGAAGGAACAGTTATTGAGGTTAATGGCGATACAATAGTTGTGCTATTTGCTGCTAGTCCTACTGAAAAAACTCTATCTAAAAACCACCCATCAATTCGTTTGTTACGAGAAGAAATGGATAATTAA
- a CDS encoding deoxycytidylate deaminase, which produces MKKDSLYLNGYFMALAKVSALRSKDPSTQVGACIIDNDHKVVGLGYNGMPKGIDEIFPWDRSADTTKDTKYPYVVHAEVNAIINAFGKTKNGTIFTSLYPCSNCAKTIVQAGISKVIYESDKYHDTEDGEIARKILQSCNIECEQLTIETGVEVKVGDKIFKA; this is translated from the coding sequence ATGAAAAAAGATTCGCTATATTTAAATGGCTATTTTATGGCCTTGGCAAAAGTATCAGCTTTGCGTTCTAAAGATCCAAGTACACAAGTGGGGGCTTGCATAATTGACAACGACCACAAGGTTGTTGGGCTTGGATATAATGGGATGCCAAAAGGTATTGATGAAATATTTCCTTGAGACAGGAGTGCAGACACAACAAAAGACACTAAATATCCATATGTAGTTCATGCCGAAGTCAATGCAATTATCAATGCTTTTGGTAAAACAAAGAATGGAACAATTTTTACCTCATTATACCCTTGTTCAAACTGTGCTAAAACAATTGTTCAAGCGGGCATTAGCAAGGTCATTTATGAAAGTGACAAATATCACGATACTGAAGATGGTGAAATTGCAAGAAAAATTTTACAAAGCTGCAATATTGAATGTGAACAACTAACAATTGAAACAGGTGTTGAAGTTAAAGTTGGAGATAAAATTTTTAAAGCCTAG
- a CDS encoding MHO_4530 family protein, producing the protein MEEIILLVAVLFILFLSFSLLISGIIMHVISLKSNRFIAVFKLDSKEKWVMKVSEDDLSSSLSLNFSTQKVSKNKFYKINDFLSLFDKKTASDIQKIIEENKFQKRYSLTGALNPSKKEKLIKSLLFIKKIKKDKLFIRIYGKNDDNSFYISLSAYEQIKKKSQNYDILTDANAIIKTNTKNSFQSIVFPLKLTNVSAMSESSQIDKVIQILNLDQTKWIKLKYGALMFLIYKEAFSGFSINKIKEKISNYNNSFEKALQFCPVIFVSSKYPNSLDNFNKIYHFSLNKLSNLSQQSHFIINVDNLDIEQQNFSIKIEDFNKKIKSSSFIIEFSQIKKLKNDSLPSSSSIVLGKVAGIDSDDLNLILNFDFYKSEFFHKINLFQYSLENKSKKILLHTTEYNLWKYSSEYNLDNVLFIIRPHAKYLDIALLNEVLITNPKLNIGIYVNEITPKLIEFILRSKIKYFVIASNLTRNINEETEKFIHLFNFVSNISKKNKPIIIWENLPKNINNEQIERLNINYNYNNQYTL; encoded by the coding sequence ATGGAAGAAATAATCTTATTAGTTGCAGTATTATTCATACTATTTTTATCATTTTCACTATTAATTTCAGGCATAATAATGCACGTAATTAGTCTTAAATCTAACAGATTTATTGCTGTTTTTAAGTTAGACAGTAAAGAAAAATGGGTAATGAAAGTTAGTGAAGATGATCTTAGTTCGTCATTATCATTGAATTTTTCAACTCAAAAAGTTTCTAAAAATAAGTTTTACAAAATAAATGATTTTTTATCTCTTTTTGACAAAAAAACTGCCAGCGATATTCAAAAAATCATTGAAGAAAATAAATTTCAAAAAAGATATAGTTTAACTGGAGCTCTTAATCCATCAAAAAAGGAAAAATTAATAAAGTCGCTACTATTTATTAAAAAAATTAAAAAAGACAAATTATTCATAAGAATTTATGGAAAGAATGATGACAATTCATTTTATATCTCATTAAGCGCTTATGAACAAATAAAGAAAAAATCGCAAAACTATGATATTTTGACTGATGCGAACGCCATTATAAAAACAAATACTAAAAATAGTTTTCAATCAATTGTTTTTCCATTGAAATTAACCAATGTATCAGCAATGAGCGAGTCATCTCAAATCGATAAAGTCATTCAAATTTTAAATTTAGATCAAACAAAATGAATCAAACTTAAATATGGTGCGTTAATGTTTCTAATTTATAAAGAAGCATTTAGTGGTTTTAGTATTAATAAAATTAAAGAAAAAATTTCTAACTATAATAACAGTTTTGAAAAAGCGTTGCAATTTTGTCCGGTTATTTTTGTAAGCTCAAAATATCCAAATTCATTAGACAATTTCAATAAAATTTATCATTTTAGTCTAAACAAGTTGTCAAATTTAAGTCAACAATCTCATTTTATAATTAATGTAGATAATTTAGACATAGAACAGCAAAATTTTTCAATAAAAATTGAAGATTTTAACAAGAAAATTAAGTCATCAAGTTTTATTATTGAGTTTTCACAAATTAAAAAACTAAAAAATGATAGTTTACCATCCAGTTCATCAATAGTTCTAGGCAAGGTTGCGGGTATTGATTCTGATGATTTAAATTTGATACTGAATTTTGATTTTTACAAATCCGAGTTTTTTCATAAAATTAACCTATTTCAATATAGTTTAGAGAATAAAAGTAAAAAAATATTGTTGCACACTACTGAATATAATTTATGAAAATACAGCAGTGAATATAATTTGGATAATGTGCTTTTCATTATTAGACCGCATGCTAAATATCTTGATATTGCCCTTCTTAACGAAGTTTTAATAACAAATCCAAAATTAAATATTGGAATTTATGTGAATGAGATAACTCCCAAATTAATTGAATTTATATTAAGGTCGAAAATTAAATACTTTGTTATAGCCTCAAATTTGACACGAAATATCAATGAAGAAACAGAAAAATTTATTCACTTGTTCAATTTTGTTTCAAATATAAGTAAGAAAAATAAACCAATTATTATTTGAGAAAACTTGCCAAAAAATATCAATAATGAACAAATAGAAAGATTAAATATAAACTATAATTACAATAACCAATACACACTTTAA
- the mgtE gene encoding magnesium transporter, whose protein sequence is MNNNELDTSNISQKIKDVVNKKNIKDARELIDEFHHADIAYALAEVSKDEQLTFLRLIKTADAAEVFSYLETEQQTELALSFTEEWGMKLLQELQSDELADVLDELPANVTSKIIAYTPQEKRNEINKILSYAEDEVGSIMSIDISSIQNEYTCEQALYKIRRDYSKKNAELVHYYYVVSPTQKLLGALTLEEIVFAKPNAKIDDIYSPVKSLKANDKQEIAAKIFSEYDMSVLPVTNQDDRLIGMITSDDVIDVIHEAATEDIYKMAGINPDTADADDYLKTPWYSLLKSRILWGLLILLFSTVIEIVSYFLIQQISPLLSQTNKIIAPLLISLIVFIPTVSTAIRNGSTQTNITIKRALTLDNIKTKNFGKVVLKEALAGFAMGICLAAVNLGKLSIFLAATNDLMNNSKDAWLAIASVSIALVIGLTLSQIMSALVPMVYVKLKKDPSNSSLVLIQSLSELISVSLAFSFMLMLITIF, encoded by the coding sequence ATGAATAATAATGAATTGGATACGTCAAATATTTCCCAGAAAATTAAAGACGTAGTAAACAAAAAAAATATCAAGGATGCACGTGAACTTATTGATGAATTTCACCATGCTGACATTGCATATGCACTTGCAGAAGTTTCAAAAGATGAGCAACTAACATTCTTAAGATTAATTAAAACTGCTGACGCAGCTGAAGTATTTTCATATTTAGAAACAGAACAGCAAACTGAATTAGCACTTTCATTCACTGAAGAATGGGGAATGAAACTATTGCAAGAATTGCAAAGTGATGAACTTGCAGATGTTCTTGATGAATTGCCAGCAAATGTCACCAGTAAAATAATTGCATACACGCCTCAAGAAAAAAGAAATGAGATAAACAAAATTCTTTCATATGCTGAAGATGAGGTTGGAAGTATTATGAGTATTGATATTTCTTCAATACAAAATGAATACACTTGTGAACAAGCTTTATACAAAATCCGAAGAGACTATTCAAAGAAAAATGCTGAATTAGTTCACTATTATTATGTTGTTAGCCCAACTCAAAAATTACTTGGCGCTTTAACCCTAGAAGAAATAGTGTTTGCAAAACCAAACGCTAAAATTGATGATATATATTCTCCTGTAAAATCACTTAAGGCAAATGACAAACAAGAAATCGCTGCAAAAATTTTTAGTGAATATGATATGTCAGTTTTACCAGTTACAAATCAGGATGATAGACTAATTGGTATGATAACAAGCGATGATGTCATTGATGTTATTCATGAAGCTGCAACAGAAGATATATACAAAATGGCAGGTATCAACCCCGACACCGCTGATGCTGATGACTATTTAAAAACGCCTTGATATTCTTTATTAAAAAGCCGTATATTATGAGGTTTGTTAATTCTTCTTTTCTCAACTGTTATTGAAATTGTTTCATATTTCTTAATTCAACAAATATCCCCATTATTAAGTCAAACAAATAAAATCATTGCACCATTGTTAATTTCGTTAATTGTATTTATACCAACTGTAAGTACAGCAATAAGGAATGGTTCAACGCAAACTAATATAACCATCAAAAGAGCACTCACACTTGATAATATTAAAACAAAGAATTTTGGTAAAGTTGTTTTAAAAGAAGCACTTGCCGGATTTGCAATGGGTATTTGTTTGGCTGCTGTAAATCTTGGGAAATTATCAATATTTTTAGCAGCAACAAATGATTTAATGAATAATTCCAAAGATGCTTGACTAGCAATAGCATCTGTATCAATTGCTCTAGTTATTGGCCTAACATTATCACAAATAATGTCAGCTCTTGTGCCAATGGTTTACGTAAAACTTAAAAAAGACCCCTCAAACTCATCACTTGTATTAATACAATCATTATCTGAATTAATTTCAGTTTCATTGGCGTTTTCGTTTATGCTAATGCTTATTACAATTTTTTAA
- the tsf gene encoding translation elongation factor Ts, which produces MIMNQLALIKTVRERTGGGMIDVKKALEASDWDVEKAITWLKSNGKIKAAKKAGRVSAEGLVSIAQKDNKAVMLEVNSETDFVAQNEDFKKLVQRFTTILLNSNANTLEEFMQTKDGNETVETILEDATATIGEKLSIRRFEVFTASEGEKLGAFAHVNGQIAALIKVKGSNDEVARNVAMHLAAMKPEFIFVEEVPTERIETFKAEFVKPVGFENKPEKIQTAILEGSLNKKLAEVVLVKQGFMMEESVSIEKYLANHGLALLKAIRYGVGEGIEKQQDDFAAEVAAQIQKASQ; this is translated from the coding sequence ATAATAATGAATCAATTAGCTCTTATTAAAACAGTGCGTGAACGTACTGGTGGTGGAATGATTGACGTTAAAAAAGCCCTAGAAGCTTCAGACTGAGACGTTGAAAAAGCAATTACTTGACTAAAAAGCAACGGTAAAATAAAAGCTGCTAAAAAAGCTGGCCGTGTTTCTGCAGAAGGACTAGTCTCAATAGCTCAAAAAGACAATAAAGCAGTAATGCTAGAAGTTAACTCTGAAACAGATTTTGTTGCTCAAAATGAAGACTTTAAAAAATTAGTTCAAAGATTTACAACAATTTTGTTAAATTCAAACGCAAATACTCTTGAAGAATTTATGCAAACAAAAGATGGCAACGAAACTGTTGAAACAATCTTAGAAGACGCGACCGCAACAATTGGTGAAAAACTATCTATTCGTCGTTTTGAAGTTTTCACTGCTTCAGAAGGCGAAAAACTTGGTGCTTTTGCTCACGTTAATGGCCAAATCGCTGCTCTTATTAAAGTAAAAGGTTCAAATGATGAAGTTGCAAGGAATGTTGCAATGCACTTAGCAGCAATGAAACCTGAATTCATTTTTGTTGAAGAAGTACCAACAGAAAGAATTGAAACATTCAAAGCTGAATTTGTAAAACCTGTTGGTTTTGAAAATAAACCCGAAAAAATCCAAACTGCAATTCTAGAAGGTTCATTAAACAAAAAACTAGCTGAAGTTGTTTTAGTAAAACAAGGATTTATGATGGAAGAAAGCGTTTCAATTGAAAAATACCTAGCAAACCATGGATTAGCACTATTAAAAGCAATTCGTTATGGCGTTGGTGAAGGTATTGAAAAACAACAAGACGATTTCGCAGCAGAAGTTGCAGCACAAATCCAAAAAGCTTCTCAATAA
- a CDS encoding DegV family protein, whose translation MSKNIGIILDSFSCISEKDAASLDLGFIPLIAEIDGEPILDGVDKDRFEMLELISKSNNLKTSLPFLSTFEKVFEQFCKKYDYVIFLPISSFLSSTYNAALTFKDTYPNLRVIDTSFVGQQMLDVAKYAKIHFEKFQDIDKLIESIKDIESRSTTYIIPKDINYVIKGGRVSSFKKFLLSALSKINLCPYIKFDKNGTSTGGIGRGLKGAFKQILNKLADKANTKIIDIQKDYKIYNINGIDKEFNKLSHDFFAENKILFDDIKLNSSCIAIHTGPEAQSFTVMPDILKSIK comes from the coding sequence ATGAGTAAAAATATCGGAATTATTTTAGACTCTTTTTCTTGTATATCTGAAAAAGACGCTGCTTCGCTTGATTTAGGATTTATACCATTAATTGCTGAAATAGATGGCGAACCTATATTGGATGGCGTTGATAAAGATCGTTTTGAAATGCTTGAACTGATTTCTAAATCAAATAATTTAAAAACATCTCTACCTTTCTTATCTACTTTTGAAAAAGTGTTTGAACAATTCTGCAAAAAATACGATTATGTTATTTTTCTTCCTATTTCTTCATTTTTATCTTCAACATATAATGCTGCACTTACTTTTAAGGATACTTATCCTAATTTACGTGTTATTGATACATCTTTTGTTGGACAGCAAATGCTTGATGTTGCAAAATACGCCAAAATTCACTTTGAAAAATTTCAAGACATTGACAAATTAATAGAATCAATTAAAGATATTGAATCTAGATCAACCACATACATTATCCCCAAAGATATAAACTATGTAATTAAAGGCGGTAGAGTGAGTTCATTTAAAAAATTCTTACTTTCTGCACTATCAAAAATCAATTTATGTCCATATATTAAATTTGACAAAAATGGTACAAGTACTGGTGGCATTGGTCGTGGTTTAAAAGGGGCATTTAAGCAAATTCTTAATAAATTAGCAGACAAAGCAAACACAAAAATTATTGATATTCAAAAAGACTATAAAATTTACAATATTAATGGAATTGATAAAGAATTCAACAAATTATCACATGATTTTTTTGCTGAAAACAAGATTTTATTTGATGACATAAAACTTAATTCTTCATGTATTGCAATTCATACCGGTCCTGAAGCACAGAGTTTCACAGTGATGCCTGACATTTTAAAAAGCATAAAATAA